From the genome of Proteus vulgaris, one region includes:
- a CDS encoding metal ABC transporter substrate-binding protein translates to MATVFLTTPTQAKDKLKVVTTFTIIQDIAQNVAGDAAIVESITKPGAEIHDYQPTPKDIVKAQKADLILWNGLNLERWFERFFNELRNVPAVVVTEGITPMAISEGAYKNNPNPHAWMSPNNALIYIENIRKALVEHDPDNAAIYNQNAANYAEKIKQLDTPLRERLSRIPQEDRWLVTSEGAFSYLTHDYGFKEVYLWPINAEEQGTPQQVKYVIDTVRKHNIPVVFSESTISDKPAKQVSKETGAKYGGVLYVDSLSAEGGEVPTYIDLITITVDTIAKGFGQ, encoded by the coding sequence ATGGCAACTGTCTTTTTAACCACGCCTACACAAGCAAAAGATAAACTTAAAGTCGTCACTACCTTTACTATTATTCAAGATATCGCACAAAATGTCGCTGGAGATGCGGCGATTGTTGAATCAATTACAAAACCTGGTGCTGAAATTCATGATTATCAGCCTACCCCAAAAGATATTGTAAAAGCCCAAAAAGCTGATTTGATCTTATGGAATGGTTTAAATCTTGAACGCTGGTTCGAACGTTTTTTTAATGAGTTACGTAATGTTCCTGCGGTTGTAGTAACTGAAGGCATCACTCCAATGGCAATTAGTGAAGGCGCTTACAAAAACAATCCGAATCCACACGCATGGATGTCACCAAATAACGCATTAATTTATATTGAAAATATTCGTAAAGCACTTGTTGAACACGATCCTGATAATGCAGCAATTTATAATCAAAATGCAGCAAATTACGCAGAAAAAATTAAACAACTTGATACACCATTAAGAGAAAGATTATCTCGTATACCACAAGAAGATCGTTGGTTAGTGACCAGCGAAGGCGCTTTCAGTTATTTAACACATGATTATGGCTTTAAAGAAGTTTATTTATGGCCAATTAATGCAGAAGAACAAGGCACTCCGCAACAAGTTAAATATGTCATTGATACAGTAAGAAAACACAATATCCCTGTAGTCTTTAGTGAAAGTACAATTTCAGATAAACCGGCTAAACAAGTCAGCAAAGAAACCGGGGCAAAATATGGCGGTGTTCTTTACGTAGACTCACTTTCCGCTGAAGGCGGTGAGGTTCCTACTTATATTGATTTAATTACTATCACTGTGGATACAATTGCGAAAGGATTTGGTCAATGA
- a CDS encoding metal ABC transporter permease: MLDLLLQPFEYNYMVKAIWVSALVGAVCAFLSSYLILKGWSLMGDALSHSVVPGVAGAYILGLPYAVGAFFTGLLAALSMTFIRHITRLREDAVIGFIFSTFFAFGLLLVSLKPTAVNVQTIILGNILGIADEDVWQVVIITGVSFLVLFCIWKDLLVVFFDEIHARSIGLSPLKLKIIFFTLLSACTVAALQTVGAILVIAMVVTPGATAYLLTDQFKRLAIIAICIGTITSAVGAYLSYFFNGATGGVIVTMQTVLFLLAFLFAPKHGMLAARRRARQSSQQLISQSHQPQEAPKQEEVKL; this comes from the coding sequence ATGCTAGATTTACTCCTACAACCTTTTGAATATAACTATATGGTGAAAGCTATTTGGGTTAGTGCCTTAGTAGGTGCTGTCTGTGCGTTTCTTTCATCCTATCTTATTTTAAAAGGTTGGTCATTAATGGGAGATGCCCTTTCCCACTCCGTTGTTCCTGGTGTTGCGGGGGCTTATATATTAGGTTTACCTTATGCGGTCGGTGCTTTTTTTACGGGTTTGCTCGCTGCATTATCAATGACATTCATTCGCCATATCACACGCCTTCGTGAAGATGCCGTTATTGGCTTTATTTTTTCCACTTTTTTTGCCTTTGGTCTGTTGCTGGTTTCGCTTAAACCGACAGCCGTCAACGTTCAGACCATCATCCTCGGAAATATTCTAGGTATTGCAGATGAAGATGTATGGCAAGTTGTTATTATTACAGGTGTCTCTTTTCTCGTCTTATTTTGTATCTGGAAAGACTTACTGGTAGTTTTTTTTGATGAAATCCATGCCAGATCTATTGGTCTATCACCTTTAAAATTAAAAATTATCTTTTTTACTTTATTAAGTGCTTGCACCGTTGCTGCACTTCAAACTGTTGGTGCCATTCTGGTTATTGCAATGGTTGTAACACCTGGCGCAACAGCTTATCTACTCACCGATCAATTTAAACGACTTGCTATTATTGCTATCTGCATTGGCACAATAACCAGTGCTGTAGGTGCCTATCTTAGCTATTTCTTTAATGGCGCAACGGGTGGCGTCATTGTCACAATGCAAACTGTACTTTTTTTATTAGCATTCTTATTTGCACCTAAACACGGCATGTTAGCTGCTCGTCGCCGTGCTCGCCAAAGCTCACAACAGTTAATCTCACAATCTCATCAGCCCCAAGAAGCGCCAAAACAAGAAGAGGTGAAACTATGA
- a CDS encoding manganese/iron ABC transporter ATP-binding protein, with protein sequence MSKIKTNPTLTVDNATVTYNNGHTAIFDASFSITGGTICALVGINGSGKSTLFKTIMGLVKPSKGKVTLNDNPIQQALKQNMIAYVPQTEEVDWNFPVLVSDVVMMGRYGKMGFFRIPSKHDHEVVEASLERVGLSGLGHRQIGELSGGQKKRVFLARAMAQEGTVLLLDEPFTGVDVKTENAIIELLRNLREEGHLVLVSTHNLGSVPEFCDHVILINRTVLDSGPTETTFTQKNLEHAFGGVLRHISLSGSDLHDDDDPRSLTVITDDERAAVFYGHQKEHTPAHQSQRKQGD encoded by the coding sequence ATGAGTAAAATAAAAACGAATCCAACGTTGACAGTTGATAACGCCACTGTCACCTATAACAATGGTCATACCGCTATCTTTGATGCAAGTTTCTCTATCACGGGCGGCACAATTTGTGCCCTCGTCGGTATCAATGGTAGTGGTAAATCTACTCTGTTTAAAACCATTATGGGGCTAGTAAAGCCCTCTAAAGGTAAAGTGACATTAAACGACAATCCTATTCAACAAGCGTTAAAGCAAAACATGATTGCTTATGTACCACAAACAGAAGAAGTTGACTGGAATTTTCCTGTGCTTGTTTCTGATGTTGTAATGATGGGTCGTTATGGAAAAATGGGTTTTTTTCGTATTCCATCAAAACATGATCATGAAGTTGTTGAAGCATCGCTAGAGCGTGTGGGGTTATCTGGATTAGGTCATCGTCAAATTGGTGAACTTTCTGGTGGTCAGAAAAAGCGCGTTTTCTTGGCACGAGCAATGGCTCAAGAAGGTACTGTTTTATTACTCGATGAACCCTTTACTGGTGTCGATGTTAAAACCGAAAATGCTATTATCGAACTTTTACGTAATTTACGTGAAGAAGGTCATCTCGTTTTAGTTTCAACACATAACTTAGGAAGTGTGCCTGAATTTTGTGACCACGTTATTTTAATAAATAGAACTGTATTAGATAGTGGACCAACTGAAACAACCTTTACCCAAAAGAACTTAGAACACGCATTTGGCGGTGTATTGCGTCATATTAGCTTGTCGGGCTCTGATCTTCACGATGACGATGATCCACGCTCACTTACTGTAATTACTGATGATGAACGCGCGGCCGTTTTTTATGGTCATCAAAAAGAACATACTCCAGCGCACCAAAGTCAGCGCAAACAAGGAGATTAG